The following DNA comes from Castor canadensis chromosome 4, mCasCan1.hap1v2, whole genome shotgun sequence.
AAGATCTGGCAGGAAGACCAGGGGCCACCAGCTACCTCCCCAGTGACAGTTTTCTTTTAGAACTCTTCCACCAGGCCTGCTGACCCCATGATCACAGTACTACTCAGCTCCCAACTTCCCTGAGCAGAGTGTCCTCAGTCCACTTGATGTCACCTGGCTGGAGGCTCTCTATGTCCCTTCTTTCCCCTAATGGGGTCAGACAGCAGGAAAGGCTGCATAGGGGTGTCACCGAATGGAGGATGTAATGTAGTGAGATTACCTCAGAATTCTTTGAAAGTTTCCTGCTGGTTTCAGGAAAGAAGATTTAATCTAAATTATATTCATACATTCTAAATCATTATTCATGATCTTTCATTCAAGGCCCCCTGGGGCTCAGGAGCTGTAATTGTTAGCAGCTTCAAATGAAAGCTCAAACCCCTCACAAAGCACACCATGCTACACAAATGTGAAACCTGGTACAGCCCAGCCCTTCTCCAAGCTGAGCTAACTGTGCTCATTATGGGAATGTGGGGAGCTACCTATCCTACGCTTTGGGACCAGTCTACAAGAGACTTGCTGATATGCACAAGGTGACCTGACAATCCTGTGACATGTAAAGAAACTTCCCCAAGACAGAGGCCACCTTATCAGTTACTTCTTTCCCTGACAACACAGAGAAGGAGGAGTTGAGTTGAGAGGACCCTAAAACCGCTGAATCTAATTTCAATTTAATGCATTGCACCAGCTTTCCAGCAGTCAGGAGCTTGAGCTGAGCTGCAGAATCACCTGGGACAGTCCACGCGGCCAGTCCTGTCCCAGGAGACTCAGATCCAACAGACTAGAGGGTGAGCCGTGCAggaatctttattttttactacttCCCCAGAGAATTCTGATACAATAAATGCAGAATTGAGAGTCCGACTGAGAGTTCCATTTGCAGGCAAATGCCCTGTCTTTTTTCTCCCTTGGCCTCAGACTCATTCCTGAAAACTAAAGGCAAGGAGGAAATAAAGACAATGTTCAAGATATTCGTggaatgacttcttttttttttttttttttttttacattttcaactAGTTAGGACAAAAACATTAcaatgactggcttctttcatttagttacataaataaaatttttataaatatctctttataaacaatataaataGCTTTAcaacataaatacatttatgcATGACATGAATTTACAAACAGCAATGTTTTACAGCTGGTTTTGTCAGTCTCTTAAAAACTGTTCCTTGTCATCAAGCTGGTGTAGGTGTGTGTGcttcatgtatataatatataatatatataatatataactttttatttttcattttcaaaaaaaacccaaacaataaaATCataccctctccctccccaaatAATGATAAAACAGCTGGTGTTGTGTATTCCCAGTACAacggggaaaaagaaagaaatgtaaaagccACATTGCGTTGGAGGTGTTTCCAGATGCTGGAGGCTGATGACCATGGATGACTTCAGCACACAGAGCAGTTCCCAATCCTGAAACAGAATGGACATAGGACACTCAGTTCTGGCCTCTTAGCTGAGAAATTCCAGTCTGCAGGACAGTTCTAGAAgcttcctcccctttcccacaGCAGCATGAGACAAAATTCTTCTGCTTTGCCCTAACAGCCCCCGATGAAAGCCTTCCTGTGGAGGCTAAGGGCTTTCTACTTTGGTCTTTTTCAGGCCCTCATCTGCTATGCCCTTGGCATTGGCTGCCCCAGCACAGGTGGAACCAGAATGTCTGCCAGCCCAATCCTCCTCCACCCTCCATCTAACTACAGGCTTTGTCCTCAGCACtgtgaggaaaagagagagatggacCCCCAATCCCAACCCTTCTTTGGTACAACACAAACCCTTAGTTAGCTGCTATCTTTCTTTACAGGTCTCAGTGACCATAGGGGACaaagaagagaagcattttgGGAATTAGGAATTCTgggctcaaatcccagctctgatcTTGACTACCTGGATGGCTCTGGGTAGCTTTGAGCTCACCCATAAAATGGATAATAGCCACCTCTCAGAGCTGGCATTGGGATTCAACAGGGGGTCACATTTTAGGCGTTGATAGTGTCTGGGTCATAGCCACCACTCAGTAAAGGGCACCTCCTTCCCTAGCTGGAATGGTGGCTGATCCAGGGCTCCCTCAGCAGCAGGGGACTGGTGTCTGACACCAGCATGGGCACATGGACAGTCAAGCTATGTTGGTCGGTTGAGAGGATCAGAGTAAAGTGGTGAAGGCCATTCTCTGTCCCTCTTAACGGGTTGTGGATGCTCCAGGTTCTAAGAAAGGTGTCCTGAGATGCTGAGGTGGCACAGAGCCACGCTGAAGGCCAGCACGCACAGAGGCCCCTGGACCCCAGTGGCGTGGTCAGCTCTCCGCAACTCCCTTCTCTGGCTGTGATGTTCCTGGAGCCCCAGGGCAAAGTGTTCATTGAGGTCTCAGCCACACCCAGTCTCTATCATTAGTATTTTATAATCAAGACCTATGACTGTCAGCGACAGTCATTATGATGGCACTCAGAGCTGAAACCAACCTGAATAGAGAAATGGCCACCATCTCCAAAGAGCTTTCATCAATGTGAGAAATTTACACTGTCTTTCTCTTTAAAGCCAGGCTGTGCTCTATCCTGCAGTAGACTGCCGGTACAGGAAGGATGACCTGCCCCCTCTCCAGGGATGGGGCGGAGAAGGCAAAGGCTGCTGGCAGTAAGTGTTCATCCCAGAACTTCTAGGAGCCCCACGACCTCCTCTAGTCAAGGGGTGTGAAGTCTTAGCAGACTGGATCCCTGACTCACCATTGCTCAGCACCCATGTGGCCACCCTCTGCTGGGGAAGTGCATACTAGGCAACAGACCCAGAGAAGCTAAATTAACTTTTGTATAGATTCTAAAGACTGAATTTGGTGCTCAAATCACAAACTGAAAATTTTAGGCCTGGAATCCATCGCTTGTTGTTTAGATAGGAGTGAAGACAGCAAAAGACATCACAACAGTAGCTACTGAAGGCTGGTCTCCAAATGCCAGAATCATTTTTCTCTCCCTGTAGGGAAGAGTCAAGATCACAGACAGAACTGGGGAGAAATACACAGCCCACTCAAGTCTGGCTCCAGAGAGGAAGGCAGCAGGTGAAGGCAGGTGGCAATTGGTAGAGCCAATGAGCTGGAGTGTGTGGGTTTCTCTGGTCATTGACCAATATTTCTAAAGCCCCCTTGAGGGTGATGTGAGTCCCAGATTGCCTGTGCCAGTGTCTGGCACTTAAGTTGCTCATGGGGATATGAACACATTCACAAATCACTGTACCTCTGCTAAAAATCTGTCgtgtgctgcaaaaaaaaaaggcataggcAATGCTCTAGAGAGGCACTCTTGGTTCCTCCCAGGAAAAGACTGTGGCCACTGACCAGGCTTTTTGGGTGGAGAAAGCAGGCTTCCAATGCTTGGGGTAGGACAGACAAGAGTAGCAGCTGGCAAGAGGCAAAGCTAGAAAGCACCAGAGCCTGACCCTCATACACCTGAGTGTCAATGTCAGATGTTACTCCATGCACCCTAGTGGGCAGCACGGTgcggaggagggaaggagagcagGAGGCTCTTTGTAGCCACCATGACGGGGGCTGCCGGCAGGATAGAAGTGTCCAGACCTGGTGAAGAGTGAGGAGGCCTAATCAGAAACAGAAACCCTGAGCACAATTTGGGTGGAGGACAGGATTGGCAGGAAACTCATTTTGGGACATGTCAAGTTTGAGGCTGGGGGAAGAAATAAGAGTTAGTTTGTTCCTTTCCCTGATTTGAAATCGGGTCACAGACACCAAGGCTGGCCCCTGAAGCCACAAGGCTAAGCAGCATCAGGACCCTGGACAGACCAGTTTGTCCACAGCAAGAATCAGGATGCCCCAGGCAGAAGGGTGCCCTGATGCTGCCAACAGAGAGGCCATTCTGTCTCTTGTAAGGGGCAGGCATTTCTCCATCCCTGTCCCACTTCAGCCACAACAGGCCCAGGATGCCATCCTGGTGCTTGGTTACCTGCTTCCGAGGCCACAGGCACAGGGCTGGCAGATAAATTTGCCCTGGGCTTGTGAGTTTACTTTCCTCTCTGCTGCCACAACCCAGGATGGTCCCTTACATTCCCCAAATTGACGAATCAGGGCCACCCTGCTAGCCGGCCTGTGGTCCCTCACAAGtctgtttctgtttctcaggAGGGTTCATCTAGGCTGAACCATTTCTGACCTTGCCCAGGTTCTTGGACCACTTTAcatttcactttcttcatctgtaaaatgaggtgaTAAATGGGGCACCAGGCAAACGCCTAGCACACACCAGATCCCGTGCCAGAATCGTCTGGCTCCACTCCAAAGGCCGCCTGGGAGGCCAAACGGTCCCAGAGCCGAGGGATCAGCGAGGGAGCAAACTGGCCTATGTGGGGCGGGCATTCGGTTTGGTTCTCCAAGGCGCCCGGTGGCCGGGTTGGTGGTACTCACCGCCGCCAGGGGTCGCCGCACTAACATCCCAGGCCGCTCATGGAGCCGATCCGGTCCAGCTTGAGGCCGAAACAGCCTTTAGACAAGCCCTTCTTGTTGGCTCCTTTGTATTTGCGCGCGTTGGGGTGCTCATGCAGAAGGCGGGCCCACGCCGCCCGCGATTTGGTGTCCACGCGCAGGTCCCGGAGCAGTCGCGACCGGTCGCCCTTGAGGTTGGCGCCACCGCCCCCGGGAGTCTTATCGCTCTTCTTCTGACCGCCGCCCGCAGCTTGGGGCTCAGCCAGCTCCTCCCCTGGAGGGGTTCGCGGAACCTGTCGAAGAAAAGTGGGCAGGTGAAAAGACACACGGCTGCAGCACAGGCGACTTTGCTGGGCTCAGCGTGGTGTCCCTTCCTAGCCTGGAGCGCACCACTACAGATGCCGGACAGCTCGGCCCGGCATCCACCTGCCACGCGGCCGCCCTAGTACGCTTCTTCGGGGAGCCCCTTGCCCTCCCCTCCTTTGCAGCTTTGCCGCTTGCGGGGCTGGGCACACTGGGGGTATTGGGGGTGTACATGTGTCACGTTCTCCTGAGGCTGGGGGAGTAGACCCTCTGAGTCTCGGCTTCGAGGGCCCACGTCCAGAAAGTGAGCCACCTTCCCGCCCTTCTGATCCCTCCTACGCTCTCCATCTTCCCAGGCATCCAGCCTCACAAGCCCAGCGGCTCCGCGACAGCTCCCACCTTTGGTGGCGCCCCGGGCTTGGCTTCAGAGGGCCGGAGAGAGAGCAGCGTGAGCAGCAGGGCGCAGGCGAGCAGCTGGGAGAGGTGCATGATGCCTGTGGAGTCGAGGGGCGCAGACGATCAACAGCACGGACGCTCCGGGCAAGCAGGCAGGCAGTCGGGCCGGTGAGTGCGGAGCAGGCTGGCGGGGCTGCTGGACGAGCGCGAGTCCCAGTGCTGCGTGGCGCCGGCTGGGTGCGCTCTGAGTCCGTGGCTGGGCTCGCGCCTTTATAATCCAACCTGCCGCTGATGTCATCCTCCCGCCCACCGGGCCGCCCGGGCCAATAGCACCGCGCACGCGGCCGAGCCGAGAACCGGGAGGGGGCCGCGGgggctccccctctccccccacccacatcCCACCTCCGAGGGATCCCGCGGCTCCGCAGGCTTGCTCCGGCTGCAGTCAGAGCCGCATAGCGACTCTCAAGGGAACTCCATTCGCATAGAGTGCGCGCACTAGCATGAAAACGACTGTGCGCCTAGAGCGCCGAGCACCCGCTGGGTGATCACCGCGCGCTCTACCTGGAAGGGATCCGTATTTCTCTTTGCACGTGCAAGGGCAGGCTTAGAGGAACTGAGAGTCTTACCAAATCACACAGCCAGAAAGTTGGTGTTGCTCGAAACCCACGCATATCTGCCTTGTTTCCAAACTCTTCCCTGGACACCTGACAGGCGCGGGCTGGCGTTGAGGTCTCACCTTTCACCTGCTGGTCGCCTGGGGAGCGCAGACCGCCCCCACGCCTATGAATTGGATTGGCGGAGGATGGCGGAGAGGTCCCGACGGGGTAGGGGGCTCAGACAGAGGGGGGGATTTGCAGGACCGCTGGAGGAGGTACAAGTCTACAACACCCGGGAGTGCAAGCCTTTCGTCAGTCGTGTTTTTGATCGCGAGCGGGAAAGCAAGCGGCATACTGGGACATCGGTGCTCATGTGTGTGCGCAGTGGCGTGGTAAGCCCTGCCCGGTGGTTCTAAATTCAGACTCAGCCCTGTCTGCTGCACAGAATTGCCGGGACAGGTGGCTTCGGTGTGCAGATCGGTGCATTCCTGACCTCCTCTGCAGTCACACAGGGGCGTTTGGGGCTGCAGAGGGTCCCCTCGCACGACTCCCTCTCCTTGGTCTGGGGATTGTAGTCCCTTGGACTCAAAGGAGTCCCGCGGAACTGTTTCGGCTCTTAACCTAGAACCCCCAAAACTGAGGCAGGCTCAGGAATCTAGGTCCCTTCTGCTTAGCAGGATGCAGGAGTGACAGGAGAAATCGGACATTGTGGCTGGATTCCCAGGTGGTGGTCTCCAGGAGTGAAAGGACCGCGTGGGATGCAGGAGCCAGAATTAGCCTTTTCTGGAGTGGCAGCTGCACCTCAGCTTGGGGGACAGTTGGAATCAAAAGGGACTTGGAGAACCAGGTGTTCAGGGTGGCTCTGGCAGCAGAACCAGGTACTGGAGCCCAGGGAGCAAAAGCACCATGTctgtcctttccctctccccataCCTTGCGCCTTCCCACTGTTGAACCTCGCATGCAAAAACGAAACCACGGCTCATGGGTCCTTTTGTTCAGGAAATAATCCTGAGTTTAGGGCAGCAAATCACCTGAAGGACGATCCAGACATCAACACACGTCCTTTGTCAGTTCTGGCAAGTTGACTCACCACCTCCACACAGTGTCATTTCCCCATGCCCTCTTTGCCTCTCTACATTAACACCCACGGAGTGACACCACTCTTGCatttgagaaggaaagagaagcaagaaggagggaaaaagagatcTCCAGGTGGGCTGTGCAAGTTCCCTTACCTCTTTGCCTTTGGGTCAGAGAGGGATGGTACCATCAGAACTTCTCTCAGACTTGCTTTATTTGTATCTGTTTTCCCCAGGGCAGCAGCTACATCCTCTAAACGCCTTTTAGTCAGGACAGGTTGGAAGCTTCCAGTGTTCATGGTTACCTCATTTTGAATGTCTGTAGGCAGgttcttcctgtttctgtgtcccCGGACATACTCAGTGATGGCCTGGCATTTATCTCTCTCCTCTTTGAGTTTTgagattaacttaaaatggagaCTCCTATGCCAGTATGGCAGAGCCTACATTCAGCATTCACTTTACTGCAGGAGGCTACTAGCAGCTTTGCTTAACTGGGGTGGGAACGGGTGGTAGGAGGCCTAGAATTGGGCTGTAGGGACTTTCCTGGAGTGAGATAATCAGCACAAAAGTGTCCTGGAGACAGAAGGGTTTCCCTCCTGGGCCTCTATTTGGGATCTccttgcccccccccccaccttcccTCAGGAAGTCTACTTCTTCTACCCCTGGTTCCAAGGGTCTGgcagggaatgggggaggggttgACCTACTAAGCAGCTGAAATGAGCTGTGCAAGGCGCTGTGTTGTTGCTCAATGTTAAAACTCCTCCTATGACAAAGGAGAAATGGCTACTAGGCCTCAGGGCCCTGGCAATTCTGTAGGGTATCCTGTCATTTGTCACTCATAGATCCCCCAAGTCTCTGCAGAGCATCCATTCAGCCTGCTCAGTAACCACTGAGGTCCATCTCAGCAGGGAAGAACCCCCAGGAAACAGACACTGGTGTTGTCAGCTGAAAAGGACAATGACAGGGATGAGACTACCCCAGGAGGGCTCCTCCCTGAGCTGGTCTAGCAGGGCCAGCTTCCTGGAGAAGGAAATGTTTATGCTGAGACTAAAAcacagggagagaaggaaaaccTACATGGAAAACAGAGCAATTCCCTTTGGACTAAGAGTGGAATGTTCCAGAGGCCAGGGCTCAGAGGGTGCTGTGCAAGAGAAAAACAATCAAATGAGAAGCTTGCTAAGGGTGCAAGTGGCAAAGGGAAACCGAGGCAGGAGGGAGACCACTGAAGTCCCAGAACTAGGGAAGGTAGAGGGCTTCAGGTAGGGGTGCCCAGAGGAGGCAGGCTGGGAGACAAAGTAGCACTGGAGGCCGGAGATGTGGCAGAGGAAAGGACTGTCTTCCAAGAGTGGGAGGACAAGTAAGTTTGTGTGTGGGGAGGGACATGAAAGATGGGACAAAGGAGCAGAAACTGGTGACAGTCAGAGCCAGGATGAGGGTGCCAAGCCACATGCATCAGAGCGTTGCATGGCTGAgacccttcttcctctcctggTCCTTTGAGGGCTGggtccctcttccctcttcctcttcccccaagAAGGGGAAGGCAAGACCCATCACAGAAGGCACCTTCCTGGGACAGACACTGTCCAGTCCAGCATCAGGATGAATGGAAAATGAGTGTGGGCCGTGGCTGGGATGCTTGGGGTGAGACAGGTGTGCAAAGGCTCCTGGGAGACTGGGGATGGGGCTGCGAAGACAGGGTGTCCAGCCATCTCCCAGGAGGTGGGCAGAAGCAGCCAGCAGCAGTGCCCCTCCTGGCCCTGGGGTGGCAGAACAGCTTGCCGGGCTCTTAAAGGAGGGAAGGACTGCAGAAAGGCCATCTGTTTTCTCTGCAATTATTTCATCCTGGCCCCTTCCAGCTGCATAACTTCTCAGAGGACACTAAGAAGCCTGTGAGCGGTTTTCCAGGAGGCCGGGCAGGGAAATTGTAGAGGGACCCTGGCCAAGTCTCATCACTGTGCTGGGCCTTTGGTTTCACCACCTGTAATTGGGAAAAGACTGTCCTTGCCTCCTGGACAGGGGCAGAGCGAATCTGGCAAAGGCAGCAGGAAGCAGCTGAGCAGATGAGGGATCTGAATGTTACTGCACGTACACACTCTTCCAGGCAGCAGAGCCCAGTGGCCTCTCATGTTCCTTGGGACCACTGGGTGGTGCAAACCCTTGGGGGACAAAGAGGCCTTGCCAGGTCTCCTTGAACTTGGCACTCCTTCCAGTAGGCCTGCACCTATAGGCCTGGCCTTAGAGAGGAGTGAGGGGCCAAGGAAGAATCACCATCCATTCTTCAGAGGCCAGAAATTCCAGGAAAGCTTTGAGTCTTTTTTGACCCCAGGACACCCCCACCTGACATGGCAGCtgccctccttcccctttcccaagggCCCTGCCAGCACCTGCTCCAGATGGCCTCCAACCCCACTGTCCTACGCAGGCTCATGACGTCAGAGTTTatccctctttaaaaaaattttttttcattgtcaaAAAGACAGGTCTTTAAGAGATAGGCTCATTTCCTTTGGGGGAACAACTGCTCCCCATCTGGCTGTCAACAGGCAGGTGAAGGGGGCAGGAGTTGAGGCCTAACCCCTGAGAAAGTGAGCAAAATAGAGGGAAAGGGGACTTCCCAGCAGAATCCAACTCAGCACTGCAGCGTCCGCATGGAGCCCGCACCAGATGTTTGCAAAGGAAACGGGTCTgctgccaggctctgtgctctgGGGATAAGGGCTTGCCTTAGCTTGGCTCTGATAAAATGCTGGTCCTAGGGAGTTGTCTAAAGCAGTGAGCCATTCCTTTGCTGCTCTGGGGGTCCCAGTATCAAAGCCCCCTTCTTGCTTTGGACCTGGAGGAGAGTGCCTTTTGTCTGACCTTGGGAACCTTGTTTCAGATTGGGTGGAGGCTGCAGTCTTTCAGGATGAGGGCATCTTGAAGATAGAAGGGAACTCAAGTGTCTTATAGAAGTCCCTTAACTTGGCCTCTAAACAAAAGAGGTCATAGGATGGGCTTGCCGGGGTTCAGGGTCACCCATCAATTTGAGGACACCATGTCTCTGGGTTTTCCAAGCCAGAAAGATCTCTgtagatttttaaagttattattataatttttggtgggactggggtttgaattgagggcttcatgtttgcaaagcaggcgctctattgcttcagccactcctccagtccatgtaaatttctttcctaagagCATGTGGTCACTTACTGCTCCCTGATGGTGGTCAGTTTCTAAAATGAGAATGACCAGAAGACACTAGCAATAGATAGAGAGACAtgatgcaaggtcctgagttcaaaccccagtacagagagaaagagaaggaaagggagaggaagacagagatggagaggtAGAGACATGACCTGCCAGGGCTGTAGGGAACATACTTTTTGCAATCTGGGCTCTACAGGGATTGGAATATACTTTTAAGCCCAAGGTTTATAAATTGTTTGAAAAACCACCTTTGTGACTGGGTGAATTGTCTCTGGGCCCAATGTACAACATCACACAACAAACCTGTCCCTTGTGTTTGCCCAGGAAGGCTTCTTGTGTCCCATTGTGGGGTTGGCAAGGAAAAGGGCCTCTCTGCCCAGCTGAGACCTGAGCAGGGTCCAGAACTTGCTGTCAAGCAGCTGATTAGGGATCTCGGTTTCCACTGAGGTGGGAAAGGACAGGACAGTCTCTGTGTGGAGTGGACGTATGTCAGTGGATGTTTGCTATCTGGTACCTCTGCCAACTGGAGACCTCAAATGCCAAGTGTTTGCTTCCCTGGGAACCCCACAGACTACACTTGGGTGTATGATTGGACTGCCCCAATCCCAA
Coding sequences within:
- the Nppc gene encoding C-type natriuretic peptide; the encoded protein is MHLSQLLACALLLTLLSLRPSEAKPGAPPKVPRTPPGEELAEPQAAGGGQKKSDKTPGGGGANLKGDRSRLLRDLRVDTKSRAAWARLLHEHPNARKYKGANKKGLSKGCFGLKLDRIGSMSGLGC